The following are encoded in a window of Solibacillus sp. FSL R7-0668 genomic DNA:
- a CDS encoding MazG nucleotide pyrophosphohydrolase domain-containing protein produces MRNRMEQLTFSELQHYLALKYKEGRTSSALFMKLVEEIGEVAEVLNQLEGRKQLTSDASLEKELVDVLHYAIAIASVNNIDLTKAIIEKDREAAIKYNQTPNLEEFLVAHKVK; encoded by the coding sequence GTGAGGAATCGTATGGAGCAATTAACATTTAGTGAATTACAACATTACCTAGCATTAAAATACAAAGAAGGACGTACTTCTTCTGCATTATTCATGAAATTAGTAGAGGAAATTGGTGAGGTTGCAGAAGTATTAAATCAATTAGAAGGTCGCAAGCAGCTGACTTCAGATGCTTCCTTAGAAAAAGAATTAGTTGATGTTTTACATTATGCGATCGCTATTGCTAGTGTAAATAATATTGATTTAACAAAGGCAATTATCGAAAAAGATAGGGAAGCAGCAATAAAATATAATCAAACGCCAAATTTAGAGGAATTTTTAGTAGCACATAAAGTAAAATAA
- a CDS encoding AAA family ATPase, whose amino-acid sequence MFLKSATIKREIIPNYEEYPFSIPFVRALDELDLDTPITFFVGENGAGKSTLLEAIADQIGFNPAGGSTQNYRVFDVHKSEAALGEYVKLAWWPKVTNGFFLRAETFYQFASHVDETDVYGYPSYGGKSLHQQSHGESFFSLFQNRFQGNAIYLLDEPEAALSPTRQLAFLTLLHDLLKEGNVQFIIATHSPILLGYPDARIYHFHEKGVEEIEYEQTEHYQVTSYFLQHREKMLAQLFEEEEE is encoded by the coding sequence ATGTTTTTAAAATCCGCTACGATCAAAAGAGAAATCATCCCAAATTACGAGGAATACCCGTTTTCTATTCCGTTTGTGCGCGCTTTGGATGAGCTGGATTTAGATACGCCGATTACGTTTTTTGTAGGGGAAAATGGCGCGGGTAAATCGACATTACTTGAAGCCATTGCCGATCAAATTGGCTTTAATCCAGCAGGGGGGAGCACGCAAAACTATCGAGTGTTTGACGTTCATAAATCTGAAGCCGCGCTTGGCGAATATGTCAAGCTTGCGTGGTGGCCAAAAGTGACGAACGGCTTTTTCTTACGCGCGGAAACGTTTTATCAATTTGCCTCACATGTGGATGAAACGGATGTGTATGGCTACCCATCCTATGGTGGGAAATCACTGCATCAGCAATCACATGGCGAATCGTTCTTTTCGTTATTCCAGAATCGCTTTCAAGGTAATGCCATCTATTTATTGGACGAGCCTGAAGCTGCACTTTCTCCGACGAGACAGCTGGCATTTCTGACGTTATTACATGACTTATTAAAAGAAGGGAATGTGCAGTTTATTATCGCTACCCATTCGCCGATTTTGCTTGGCTATCCGGATGCTCGAATTTATCATTTTCATGAAAAAGGTGTTGAAGAAATAGAATACGAACAGACGGAGCATTATCAAGTGACCTCATATTTTTTACAGCACCGCGAGAAGATGTTGGCCCAATTATTTGAGGAAGAAGAGGAATGA
- a CDS encoding AIM24 family protein, with protein MGKYSLTQFVQKTKQDEHENEFFELETERVLEVNLNGEVWAKMGSMIAYTGSIKFERERMLEHGVGKLFKKALTGEGTPLMRAKGNGRLYLADQGKKVTIFELNGESLCVNGNDLLAFENRINWDIHLMRKMAGIMAGGLFNVTLQGTGMVAITTHFEPLTLLVKPGEKVYTDPNATVAWSGNLTPEFTTDITMRTLIGRGSNESIQMAFSGEGFVIIQPFEEVYLASQQ; from the coding sequence ATGGGAAAATATTCATTAACACAATTTGTACAAAAAACGAAGCAGGATGAACACGAAAACGAATTTTTTGAACTCGAAACCGAGCGCGTATTAGAGGTCAATTTGAACGGTGAGGTATGGGCAAAGATGGGCTCGATGATTGCGTATACAGGCTCGATTAAATTCGAACGTGAGCGAATGCTGGAGCATGGGGTTGGCAAACTGTTTAAAAAGGCATTAACAGGTGAGGGTACACCACTGATGCGCGCAAAAGGCAATGGTCGCCTGTATTTAGCCGATCAGGGCAAAAAGGTAACGATTTTTGAATTGAATGGGGAAAGTCTATGTGTCAATGGTAATGATTTACTGGCATTTGAAAATCGGATAAACTGGGATATTCATTTAATGCGTAAAATGGCAGGTATTATGGCGGGTGGTTTATTTAATGTGACCCTACAGGGGACTGGCATGGTCGCGATTACAACGCATTTTGAGCCACTAACCTTACTCGTTAAGCCGGGAGAAAAAGTGTACACCGATCCCAATGCTACCGTTGCGTGGAGCGGTAATTTAACGCCAGAATTTACAACGGATATTACAATGCGCACACTGATTGGTCGTGGCAGTAATGAGTCGATACAAATGGCATTTTCAGGCGAGGGCTTTGTCATTATTCAACCATTTGAGGAAGTATATCTAGCTTCACAGCAATAA